From Synechococcus sp. A10-1-5-1, a single genomic window includes:
- a CDS encoding MBL fold metallo-hydrolase, with protein sequence MDPYLSHSVQELDAPDLVRQVPIPYLPQALTTVDWVLITHEHMDHCDPHTLPALAQASPQARFIGPLPVRKQLEQWGISAERIMQAPSDAFDLGAELSVQAIPAAHPRIRFDQGGQPQAVGYLFKHHGRSLYLAGDTSVCDELLEVLKDVGPIDTALLPVNEDNFFRRRRGIVGNMTIREAFGMAAELGIQSVVPVHWDMLAVNGASLYEIEAVYRSSPWPFRLIDASFAVL encoded by the coding sequence GTGGATCCCTACCTGAGCCACTCGGTGCAGGAGCTAGATGCACCGGATCTAGTGCGGCAGGTGCCAATCCCCTATCTACCCCAGGCACTCACCACGGTGGATTGGGTGTTGATCACCCATGAACACATGGATCACTGCGATCCGCACACCCTTCCAGCACTGGCCCAGGCCAGCCCTCAGGCTCGATTTATTGGACCTCTGCCGGTTCGTAAACAGCTGGAGCAGTGGGGGATCTCAGCCGAGCGGATCATGCAGGCACCGTCAGACGCGTTTGATTTGGGTGCGGAGCTGAGCGTGCAGGCCATTCCAGCCGCCCATCCCAGGATTCGCTTCGACCAGGGCGGCCAACCTCAGGCCGTGGGCTATCTTTTTAAACACCATGGGCGGAGTCTGTACCTAGCAGGCGATACATCTGTTTGCGATGAACTGCTAGAGGTACTGAAAGATGTCGGGCCTATTGATACGGCCCTCTTGCCGGTGAATGAGGATAATTTCTTCCGGCGTCGGCGCGGCATTGTTGGAAACATGACGATTCGCGAAGCCTTTGGAATGGCTGCTGAATTGGGCATTCAAAGTGTTGTACCAGTCCACTGGGATATGCTTGCGGTTAATGGCGCGAGCCTTTATGAAATAGAGGCTGTTTACAGATCAAGCCCTTGGCCC
- a CDS encoding plasmid partition protein ParG, with amino-acid sequence MTFAYQSPPQRGHQGLDLQNCGPAVLQSCGPVCQKDTIARYCLCRIRISSRPGTSNLLQKQCEYAQWVAKKRITFEVPEETHRRLKLLCFTDGYTIGEVLNQLVKDFCDLKEADMIQLIDNRDKK; translated from the coding sequence ATGACCTTCGCGTATCAATCTCCACCACAACGGGGGCATCAGGGACTAGACCTGCAAAACTGCGGTCCTGCGGTCCTGCAGTCCTGCGGTCCTGTATGCCAAAAAGACACAATCGCACGCTACTGCTTATGCAGAATCCGCATAAGCAGTAGACCTGGGACCAGCAATCTGCTACAAAAGCAATGTGAATATGCGCAATGGGTGGCCAAAAAACGAATCACCTTCGAAGTACCCGAAGAAACCCACAGGAGACTCAAGCTGCTGTGCTTCACAGATGGCTATACGATCGGAGAGGTGCTGAACCAATTGGTTAAGGACTTTTGCGATCTAAAAGAGGCAGATATGATACAACTCATAGACAATCGCGACAAGAAATAA
- a CDS encoding SIS domain-containing protein, which yields MSNASEILATAQRVLRIESEAIAAAIDRLDQRFAEAVELILACEGRVIVAGMGKSGLVARKIAASFASLGTPSAFVHPADAMHGDLGMIRAQDLVLLLSNSGETEELLRLLIFTKGQGSRTVLITGASTSTLALRCDVWLDASVAQEACSYNLAPTSSTALAMALGDALAVSAAEQRAFQQSDFARFHPLGRLGARLLKSVGEVMHSLPLPCCLETTLVAEMISVMTSGRLGVALVLRDQQLIGIVTDGDLRRGLERGVELTNLVQDLMTPAPLQIDVRESVEAARLHMLQHKVGILPVFDDGKLCGVIQIYDC from the coding sequence ATGAGCAACGCTTCCGAGATCCTGGCCACAGCACAGCGGGTGCTGCGGATCGAGTCGGAGGCGATTGCTGCGGCGATCGATCGGCTGGATCAGCGCTTTGCGGAAGCGGTGGAGTTGATCCTGGCCTGTGAGGGCCGCGTGATTGTGGCCGGAATGGGTAAATCCGGTTTGGTGGCTCGCAAGATTGCGGCTAGCTTTGCGTCCTTGGGTACGCCGTCGGCGTTTGTGCATCCGGCGGATGCCATGCATGGCGATCTGGGCATGATTCGCGCCCAGGATCTGGTGTTGTTGTTGTCAAATTCCGGCGAAACAGAAGAGCTCCTGCGTTTGCTGATCTTCACGAAGGGCCAGGGCAGTAGAACGGTGCTGATCACGGGCGCGTCTACATCAACACTGGCTCTCCGTTGCGATGTTTGGCTGGATGCATCGGTGGCTCAGGAAGCCTGCAGCTACAACCTGGCGCCCACGAGTTCCACGGCACTGGCGATGGCTCTGGGTGATGCGCTCGCTGTCAGTGCTGCCGAACAGAGGGCCTTTCAGCAGAGCGATTTTGCCCGTTTTCATCCCCTCGGCAGGTTGGGGGCGCGACTGTTGAAGAGCGTTGGAGAGGTGATGCATTCGCTGCCATTGCCGTGTTGCTTGGAGACCACGTTGGTTGCGGAGATGATCTCTGTGATGACAAGCGGTCGTCTCGGTGTTGCGCTGGTGTTGCGGGACCAGCAGCTGATCGGAATCGTGACGGACGGTGACTTGCGCCGGGGCTTGGAGAGAGGCGTTGAGCTCACCAACTTGGTGCAAGACTTGATGACGCCTGCGCCGCTCCAGATTGATGTTCGGGAGTCAGTGGAAGCAGCACGACTGCACATGCTGCAACACAAAGTTGGCATTCTGCCTGTCTTTGACGACGGCAAGTTGTGTGGGGTGATTCAAATTTATGACTGCTAA
- the kdsB gene encoding 3-deoxy-manno-octulosonate cytidylyltransferase, with protein MTSGDCLIVIPARYGSTRLPGKPLLHLAGKPLIAWVVEAALQAQKACGVVVATDHPEIAEAAQAAGAQVALTSSALRNGTERLLAITADFPASYYLNLQGDEPLVNPAYLDRLIGALQSNAADVLSLCHSITAAQAQEPSRVKVARGQNGRALYFSRSPIPYGSSCFEQHVGVYGFSAQALATIRQLRPTALEEQESLEQLRWLEAGLSIQLLSTQTPSLGVDCPEDVAPVEQILRLRQIRALLCDVDGVLTDGRLWYGPDGEELKAFHSRDGFAIKQLIQRGIQVALVSGRDSLALRRRMAELGIQHAVLGQPDKASACRQIAAELGVDLEACAYVGDDSLDLPGMECCGWSFAVADAPEVVQSAARSVLNTCGGEGAIREVAQMLLEAMP; from the coding sequence ATGACTTCCGGCGACTGCCTGATCGTGATTCCTGCGCGGTATGGCTCCACTCGCTTACCGGGGAAGCCGTTGCTGCATCTGGCGGGCAAGCCCCTGATTGCCTGGGTGGTGGAAGCAGCCCTGCAAGCTCAAAAGGCCTGCGGTGTGGTGGTGGCCACTGATCACCCTGAGATTGCGGAGGCCGCCCAGGCGGCCGGAGCGCAAGTGGCGCTCACCAGCAGCGCACTGCGCAATGGCACCGAGCGCCTGCTGGCGATCACGGCCGATTTCCCCGCTAGCTACTACCTGAATCTCCAGGGTGATGAGCCGCTGGTGAACCCCGCTTATTTGGATCGTTTGATCGGTGCGTTGCAGAGCAACGCCGCCGATGTGCTGAGCCTCTGTCATTCGATCACTGCTGCGCAGGCCCAGGAGCCCAGCCGCGTGAAGGTGGCCCGCGGCCAGAACGGCCGAGCCCTCTATTTCAGCCGCAGCCCGATTCCCTACGGATCCAGTTGCTTTGAGCAACACGTGGGGGTGTATGGCTTCAGCGCCCAGGCCTTAGCAACGATTCGCCAGTTGCGGCCCACGGCCCTGGAAGAGCAAGAAAGCCTGGAGCAGCTGCGCTGGCTTGAGGCGGGTTTAAGCATCCAGCTGCTCAGCACCCAGACCCCGAGCCTTGGGGTGGACTGCCCTGAAGATGTGGCGCCGGTGGAGCAAATCCTCAGGCTGCGTCAGATCAGGGCGCTGCTCTGCGATGTGGATGGCGTGCTCACCGATGGGCGGCTTTGGTATGGCCCCGACGGCGAAGAGCTCAAGGCCTTCCACTCTCGCGATGGCTTTGCGATCAAGCAACTGATTCAGCGCGGTATCCAGGTAGCTCTGGTGAGTGGCCGCGATTCGCTGGCGTTACGGCGCCGTATGGCGGAGCTGGGCATTCAGCACGCCGTTTTGGGCCAGCCGGATAAGGCATCTGCCTGCCGCCAGATCGCTGCAGAGCTCGGTGTGGATTTGGAGGCCTGCGCCTATGTGGGCGATGACAGCCTCGATTTGCCGGGGATGGAGTGCTGCGGCTGGAGCTTTGCGGTGGCGGATGCTCCGGAGGTGGTGCAATCGGCGGCCCGCTCGGTGCTGAACACGTGCGGCGGTGAGGGGGCTATCCGAGAGGTGGCTCAGATGCTGCTGGAGGCGATGCCATGA
- the kdsA gene encoding 3-deoxy-8-phosphooctulonate synthase, whose product MIRSLDLHPLFVHPLVVDPSIRLQVGFPVPIGQQQPLVVIGGINVLESLELALEVGELFREACRVQGLGYVFKASFDKANRSSGSSFRGPGLEQGLAWLQQVKQQLQVPVLTDVHEPWQVQPAAAVCDVLQLPAFLARQSDLVAAMAASGRPVHIKKPQFLSPQQMGPLVQKFEQQGCRDLVLCERGTVFGYDNQVVDLLGLEVMRQVSGGKPISVDVTHALQCRSAGQAQSGGRRQQLMPLAKAAVASGIAAVFVEAHPDPDQALCDGPSALPSQQIPAFVEQLAAIDRLVKAQPALEIA is encoded by the coding sequence ATGATTCGTTCCTTAGATCTCCATCCGCTGTTCGTTCATCCACTCGTTGTGGATCCGTCTATTCGACTCCAAGTTGGTTTCCCCGTGCCAATCGGCCAACAACAGCCTTTGGTGGTGATCGGCGGGATCAATGTGCTCGAGAGCCTCGAGCTGGCGCTGGAGGTTGGTGAGCTGTTCCGAGAGGCCTGCAGAGTTCAGGGCTTGGGCTATGTCTTCAAAGCCAGCTTTGACAAAGCCAACCGCAGCTCGGGCTCGAGTTTTCGTGGACCTGGCCTAGAGCAAGGCCTCGCCTGGTTGCAGCAGGTGAAGCAGCAGCTGCAGGTGCCTGTGCTCACGGATGTGCATGAGCCCTGGCAGGTGCAGCCGGCCGCGGCGGTGTGTGATGTGCTCCAGCTCCCAGCGTTTCTGGCGCGGCAGAGCGATCTGGTGGCGGCCATGGCGGCTTCCGGGCGGCCGGTGCACATCAAGAAACCGCAGTTTCTCTCGCCCCAGCAGATGGGGCCTCTGGTGCAGAAGTTTGAGCAGCAGGGTTGCCGGGATCTGGTGCTCTGCGAGCGGGGCACGGTGTTTGGCTACGACAACCAGGTGGTGGATCTGCTCGGCCTGGAGGTGATGCGCCAGGTGAGTGGCGGCAAGCCGATCAGCGTGGATGTCACCCATGCTTTGCAGTGCCGCTCGGCTGGGCAAGCGCAATCGGGAGGGCGGCGTCAGCAGCTGATGCCCCTGGCGAAAGCCGCGGTGGCCAGTGGGATTGCGGCGGTGTTTGTGGAGGCGCATCCCGATCCGGATCAGGCCCTCTGCGATGGCCCAAGCGCACTGCCGAGCCAGCAGATCCCGGCGTTTGTGGAGCAACTGGCCGCCATTGATCGGCTGGTGAAGGCCCAGCCGGCCCTGGAGATCGCCTGA
- a CDS encoding SDR family NAD(P)-dependent oxidoreductase has protein sequence MSSITPAKTVLVTGAAGGIGAGLVEALAEAGWMVLGSDHPSTPPSNHVRQRCQAWISADLAALSRHPHQLETFQVAVLSAVENGKLMAVVHNAAVQYLGSFEQLGSVEWHETLEVNLMAPVTISRALLPQLKRHRGSIVHIGSIHSQLTKPGFTAYATSKAALAGLTRAMAVELGDSVRVNAIEPAAIATPMLEAGFADTPVLKAQLEAFHPTGAIGSPEDVARAVLFLLDPANTFLNGCVLPLGGGIHSRLYDPA, from the coding sequence ATGAGCTCCATAACTCCCGCGAAAACAGTCTTGGTCACCGGTGCAGCAGGAGGCATTGGCGCCGGCTTGGTGGAGGCATTGGCGGAAGCCGGTTGGATGGTGCTGGGGTCCGATCACCCGTCCACCCCGCCGTCCAACCACGTGCGCCAGCGCTGCCAAGCCTGGATTTCTGCTGATCTGGCGGCTCTGAGCCGTCATCCGCATCAACTGGAAACCTTCCAAGTGGCTGTGCTATCGGCTGTAGAAAATGGCAAACTCATGGCTGTTGTGCATAATGCAGCTGTGCAATACCTGGGGTCGTTTGAACAGCTGGGCTCAGTCGAGTGGCATGAGACATTGGAAGTCAATCTCATGGCGCCCGTTACGATCAGCAGAGCGTTGTTGCCTCAGCTCAAGCGTCATCGCGGATCAATCGTGCACATCGGCAGTATCCATAGCCAGCTCACCAAGCCTGGGTTTACGGCTTATGCCACCAGCAAAGCGGCTTTGGCTGGGCTGACGCGGGCCATGGCGGTGGAACTGGGCGATTCCGTGCGTGTGAATGCGATAGAGCCTGCAGCAATCGCCACACCCATGCTCGAGGCCGGCTTCGCCGATACCCCTGTTCTGAAGGCTCAGCTGGAAGCCTTTCATCCCACGGGTGCCATTGGAAGCCCTGAAGACGTAGCCCGAGCTGTGCTGTTTCTGCTGGACCCAGCCAACACCTTCCTCAATGGCTGTGTGCTGCCACTGGGCGGTGGCATTCACAGCCGCCTTTACGATCCCGCTTAA
- a CDS encoding phosphoglycerate dehydrogenase has product MIDLLPQFDGWIIGDDPATQQVFEAGQRGSLKAAVKWGIGVDNVDFKACKALGIPIINTPGMFGGEVADVAVGYVIALARHTVEIDRGVREGNWPKPRGLSLAGRTVAVLGYGDIGRNTARRLLAADMTVIAYDPFVEYSSLEAGVSLARWPERLDEADFVVVNCALTPSSHHMLNAEAFAAMKPGVRIVNVGRGPVIDEQALIAALASGQVHSAALDVFEQEPLPLDSPLRSHSACILGSHNASNTVDGVERTSHKAIQLIAGFLQEAKG; this is encoded by the coding sequence TTGATCGACTTGCTGCCGCAGTTTGATGGCTGGATCATTGGTGATGACCCAGCGACACAACAGGTGTTCGAGGCGGGTCAACGTGGATCGCTGAAGGCGGCGGTGAAGTGGGGGATCGGCGTGGACAACGTGGATTTCAAAGCTTGTAAGGCTTTAGGGATCCCGATCATCAACACGCCCGGCATGTTTGGCGGGGAAGTGGCCGATGTGGCCGTTGGCTATGTGATTGCCTTGGCCCGCCACACCGTGGAAATTGATCGAGGCGTGCGTGAAGGCAACTGGCCCAAGCCACGTGGGCTGTCACTGGCAGGGCGCACAGTGGCCGTGTTGGGCTACGGCGACATTGGCCGCAACACGGCACGCCGGTTGTTGGCGGCCGACATGACAGTGATCGCCTACGACCCGTTTGTGGAATACAGCAGTTTGGAAGCTGGCGTGAGCCTGGCGCGGTGGCCCGAGCGGCTGGACGAGGCAGATTTTGTGGTGGTGAATTGTGCTCTCACCCCATCCAGCCACCACATGCTCAACGCCGAAGCGTTTGCGGCGATGAAGCCTGGTGTGCGGATTGTGAATGTGGGCCGCGGGCCTGTGATTGATGAGCAAGCCCTGATTGCAGCTCTGGCCAGTGGGCAGGTTCATTCGGCAGCGCTGGATGTGTTCGAGCAGGAGCCGCTGCCGCTGGATTCGCCCCTACGCAGCCATTCTGCCTGCATTTTGGGCTCGCACAATGCCTCTAACACCGTGGATGGTGTGGAGCGCACCAGCCACAAGGCGATTCAGCTAATAGCAGGCTTCCTGCAGGAGGCCAAAGGGTGA